From a region of the Candidatus Melainabacteria bacterium genome:
- a CDS encoding ribonuclease P protein component: MLPQHERLTRSSLFTRAYTARKSVNTPLFTLYVLPKNNRPGSKSAVGVSIPKESTRNGSGSQAVDKMPLVRMPLVGFVISKKVCKSACQRNRAKRRVREAYRTMRKEMVESVQRLEQWYALVFVLNNKALEANWEEIRGTVAGCLTKADSKFGMGTRERKPS, encoded by the coding sequence GTGCTACCTCAGCATGAACGCTTGACGCGATCAAGTCTCTTCACCAGAGCCTATACAGCTCGAAAAAGCGTCAACACGCCACTTTTCACGTTATATGTGTTGCCGAAAAATAACCGACCAGGATCTAAATCCGCGGTCGGTGTTTCAATTCCTAAGGAAAGTACGCGAAATGGCTCTGGCTCTCAAGCAGTTGATAAAATGCCTCTTGTCAGAATGCCATTGGTCGGGTTCGTAATTTCGAAGAAGGTCTGCAAAAGCGCTTGTCAGCGTAATCGAGCCAAGCGCAGAGTGCGTGAAGCATACAGAACGATGCGGAAGGAAATGGTCGAATCGGTGCAGCGGCTTGAACAATGGTACGCCCTGGTGTTTGTTCTCAATAACAAGGCACTGGAAGCTAATTGGGAGGAGATTCGCGGTACTGTTGCCGGTTGCTTGACCAAAGCGGATTCGAAGTTCGGCATGGGCACACGTGAACGTAAGCCATCGTGA
- a CDS encoding 50S ribosomal protein L34: MKRTLMGSKAKARKGSGFLKRMSSKAGQKVIKARRAKGRYRLSV, encoded by the coding sequence ATGAAGCGTACGTTGATGGGTTCTAAAGCGAAAGCGAGAAAAGGAAGCGGCTTTCTCAAACGCATGTCCAGCAAAGCGGGACAGAAAGTGATCAAAGCCCGTCGCGCCAAGGGAAGATACCGTCTTTCGGTCTAG
- a CDS encoding type II toxin-antitoxin system PemK/MazF family toxin: MPLRGEVWTVNLNPTQGHEQAKERPCVVLSNDVMNTRMGLSIVVPLTGTPHYLKSGRLSPALVAIFAPEGGCTKDSYAMAYQVRTVDHSRFRTQLGKLSRGTLEKIVYSVKQIIE, encoded by the coding sequence ATGCCACTTAGAGGCGAAGTCTGGACGGTCAATTTGAATCCAACACAGGGGCACGAACAAGCCAAAGAGCGCCCTTGTGTTGTTCTCAGTAACGACGTCATGAACACGCGCATGGGTTTGAGTATAGTCGTGCCACTAACAGGCACGCCACACTACTTGAAATCAGGTCGGCTTTCACCTGCTTTGGTGGCGATTTTTGCACCCGAAGGCGGCTGCACCAAAGATAGCTATGCAATGGCGTACCAGGTGAGAACAGTCGACCACAGCCGGTTTAGAACTCAACTTGGTAAGCTTTCGCGCGGCACTTTGGAGAAGATAGTCTACTCGGTCAAGCAAATCATCGAATAG
- a CDS encoding glycosyltransferase family 2 protein: MAKKVEDADYKLAQPLVWILVLHWRGLNFTRACLDSVQKLTYQNYKVLLVDNGSDEHDGEKLAKEFPEVTLLRLTENFGFAGGCNRGMEYCLANGADFIWLINNDAKVAPDSLGILVEQAKTDQKAGALGGAVVDSLTAQEKHIEASRGTINFRSAKTKVVSQPVAEPVYCDWLHGSNLLLRATTLGAVGLFDERYFLYFEDTELCHRINLKGWKCLFVPDAFIEHLGSASTQDSRKHWRSYYYIRNRFLFFNTYLKGAAALPATFNMLTHVARHALVLPFRGDEGRKKLRAELLGTRDYFSHKFGRATCLEWCEPGK, encoded by the coding sequence ATGGCGAAAAAAGTGGAAGACGCAGACTATAAATTAGCGCAACCGTTGGTGTGGATTCTGGTCCTGCACTGGCGTGGCTTAAATTTCACACGGGCATGCCTGGATTCTGTGCAAAAGCTCACATACCAGAATTACAAGGTCCTGCTAGTTGACAACGGATCGGACGAACACGACGGTGAAAAGCTGGCGAAAGAGTTTCCCGAGGTGACGCTTCTGCGTCTAACGGAAAATTTCGGTTTTGCGGGTGGTTGCAACCGCGGCATGGAATATTGTCTCGCCAATGGAGCGGACTTTATCTGGTTGATCAACAACGATGCGAAAGTGGCTCCGGATTCGTTGGGGATTCTCGTCGAACAAGCTAAAACTGATCAAAAAGCTGGCGCACTTGGCGGAGCCGTGGTGGATTCCCTGACTGCGCAGGAAAAACACATAGAGGCCAGCCGCGGCACTATCAATTTTCGCAGCGCCAAAACAAAAGTGGTTTCGCAGCCGGTGGCAGAGCCTGTCTACTGTGATTGGTTGCATGGCTCGAACTTGTTGCTGCGCGCGACAACTCTGGGCGCAGTCGGATTATTCGACGAACGCTATTTTCTGTACTTCGAAGACACAGAGTTGTGCCACCGCATAAATCTAAAGGGCTGGAAATGTCTGTTCGTTCCAGATGCATTCATCGAGCATCTTGGATCAGCATCTACGCAAGACTCGCGCAAACACTGGCGTTCCTACTACTACATTCGCAATCGCTTTTTGTTTTTCAACACATATTTGAAAGGCGCGGCGGCCTTACCAGCAACATTCAACATGCTTACGCATGTAGCCAGACACGCGCTCGTGCTGCCGTTTCGCGGTGACGAAGGACGAAAAAAGTTGAGAGCAGAATTGCTTGGAACACGCGATTATTTCAGTCACAAGTTTGGAAGAGCTACGTGTCTGGAATGGTGCGAGCCTGGCAAGTAA
- a CDS encoding KH domain-containing protein — protein sequence MSPLDFLQENARSYLEKILAILDIEASVNQEEIDETTVCYRIECKPDDARVLIGRNGQTLEALQFIVRQMCKSQQTDQGPFVIDILDYRSRRKRTLEEQAKKGAVAVLNGDTEKFALQPMSPYERRLVHQYLQENFADLASESEAEGADRHIVISFKGMPSGAASEEDGEDDYFEGSSEEA from the coding sequence ATGAGCCCATTGGATTTTTTGCAAGAGAATGCCAGAAGCTACCTTGAAAAGATACTGGCAATCCTCGATATAGAAGCCTCAGTCAATCAAGAAGAGATTGACGAGACAACTGTTTGTTACCGTATAGAGTGCAAACCAGATGATGCCAGAGTGTTGATCGGGAGAAACGGTCAGACCCTGGAAGCCTTGCAATTCATCGTCAGACAGATGTGCAAGAGCCAGCAAACTGATCAGGGACCATTTGTCATTGACATTCTGGATTATCGTTCACGCAGAAAACGCACGCTGGAAGAGCAAGCCAAGAAGGGCGCGGTTGCTGTGTTGAATGGTGACACGGAAAAATTCGCGTTACAACCGATGTCACCATATGAGCGTCGTCTCGTACATCAGTATTTGCAGGAGAACTTCGCCGATCTCGCATCGGAAAGCGAAGCAGAGGGCGCCGATCGTCATATCGTAATCAGCTTCAAGGGAATGCCGTCTGGTGCTGCCAGTGAAGAAGACGGCGAAGACGATTATTTCGAAGGCAGTTCTGAGGAAGCTTAA
- the yidC gene encoding membrane protein insertase YidC, which yields MNLDLLIYYVMLPMLGFFAKVTHSYGWAIILLTLAVRMIVWPLVAKSTRSMQAMSRLQPKLKALQEKYKDNKEQLAIEMAEFYKVHKMNPMGGCLPTLIQLPILFALFGTFTAPPFGDKAIDVKVNVVTQAQAKEAHRNETSGSNSPFVAPDGATAKVVVFPGDATVVQGETVDFSTRSLMGPLPADFKPNWKLFPKETKDINTVPLQEAEVYRVQFNNPGEWHVQAVIPGIAKAEAFGFINNLGKVAKGADLLKPENLDSVALILLFGITMYLSQKFTVSTPKVPEEEMDEQQKVQRDTMKMMPITVTVMFFFIPLPTGVYLYMVVSNIMQTLQTWLIMRSAPPPEESELAPAGASGGGPLPSRSRDGTVNMSAKGNTYSVDSGKDNSNGKKPASAASNDDENDGDDAGQTIKLPKKKKKKKS from the coding sequence TTGAATTTAGACCTGTTGATTTACTACGTGATGCTTCCAATGCTGGGGTTCTTTGCCAAAGTGACTCACAGCTACGGTTGGGCGATTATCTTGCTGACATTGGCTGTGCGAATGATTGTTTGGCCGTTAGTTGCTAAATCAACGCGATCGATGCAAGCGATGTCGCGTTTGCAACCGAAGTTAAAAGCGCTGCAAGAGAAGTATAAAGACAATAAAGAACAGCTAGCCATCGAAATGGCCGAGTTCTACAAAGTGCACAAGATGAATCCGATGGGCGGATGTTTACCCACGTTGATTCAGTTACCGATTCTCTTTGCCTTGTTTGGAACCTTCACGGCGCCTCCTTTTGGCGATAAAGCAATTGATGTGAAGGTCAATGTGGTCACGCAAGCCCAGGCGAAAGAAGCGCACAGGAATGAAACTTCAGGTTCGAATAGCCCATTTGTTGCGCCGGATGGTGCCACTGCTAAAGTTGTTGTCTTCCCGGGTGATGCGACAGTTGTTCAGGGTGAAACTGTAGATTTCAGTACGCGTTCGCTGATGGGTCCTTTGCCGGCTGATTTCAAGCCTAACTGGAAGTTGTTTCCAAAAGAGACTAAAGACATCAATACTGTTCCGTTGCAGGAAGCAGAAGTCTATCGCGTGCAATTCAACAACCCGGGCGAATGGCATGTTCAAGCTGTGATACCAGGCATTGCCAAAGCAGAAGCATTCGGTTTCATCAACAACCTCGGCAAAGTGGCAAAGGGAGCCGATCTCCTCAAGCCTGAAAACTTAGACAGCGTTGCACTGATTCTCTTGTTTGGTATCACGATGTACCTGTCGCAGAAGTTCACCGTTTCTACTCCGAAGGTTCCTGAAGAGGAGATGGACGAACAGCAAAAAGTTCAGCGCGACACGATGAAGATGATGCCTATCACCGTCACGGTGATGTTCTTCTTTATACCGTTGCCAACAGGCGTCTATCTTTACATGGTGGTTTCCAACATCATGCAGACGCTGCAAACCTGGTTGATCATGCGTAGCGCCCCACCACCAGAGGAGTCTGAGCTTGCACCGGCTGGTGCATCAGGCGGTGGTCCATTGCCATCTCGCTCACGTGACGGTACAGTTAACATGTCTGCCAAAGGCAATACCTATTCCGTTGATTCCGGTAAGGATAATTCGAACGGTAAGAAGCCGGCCAGTGCGGCTTCGAATGATGATGAGAACGACGGCGATGACGCCGGTCAAACAATAAAACTGCCTAAAAAGAAGAAGAAGAAAAAATCATGA
- the yidD gene encoding membrane protein insertion efficiency factor YidD — translation MPQAVLVFAIRCYQKTHLFRTPSCRFYPTCSEYMAGSVTRFGVVKGTALGLLRLCKCHPWHDGGVDLVPTEAKVFGNVDCVKHSLHHGMQR, via the coding sequence TTGCCGCAGGCAGTGCTGGTTTTCGCTATTCGTTGCTATCAAAAAACGCATTTATTTAGAACGCCGTCATGCAGGTTTTACCCGACCTGTTCAGAATATATGGCAGGAAGCGTGACGCGTTTTGGGGTCGTCAAAGGGACTGCTCTGGGGTTGCTGCGACTTTGCAAGTGCCATCCATGGCATGACGGCGGAGTTGATCTGGTGCCAACTGAAGCGAAAGTTTTTGGAAATGTCGATTGCGTCAAACACAGCTTGCATCATGGAATGCAGAGGTAA
- a CDS encoding VWA domain-containing protein, with protein MAIFRQRGNSYTGSRFRRFSALAGFLIALSGASFFVDAPSAVAQDYIRRDPYGNPLPPEEQPRKIQGGAQSTTLQSGTNSTTLQTGTNSTTLQTGTNSTLLETGTKSTLLNLGTNATKLETGTAGTLLQTGIERKIEPQNVLVLLDCSSTMKLSFDGSQNAPDERLIAAKAALKHILQSTPPDVRIGLRVFGNRQYRNDGMDCNQSFLLEPIGLHNRGEMMAKAEILKASGLTPLEYALRQAPSDFEGLEGTRHIILISDGADTCKKDPCATIRKLRELGFKMRVDVIGVDKKAKAAEGWQLQCIAQESGGKYFEAETAAKMADAVGQSMLEAISRNAADQKVAGQVVPKPQALQASPAAALDVPRSQKAKSEPSLKSPPKSKQK; from the coding sequence ATGGCGATTTTTAGACAAAGAGGCAATAGTTACACGGGATCACGTTTCCGACGGTTCTCGGCTCTGGCTGGATTTTTGATCGCGTTATCAGGCGCGAGCTTTTTTGTTGATGCACCATCAGCAGTGGCGCAAGATTATATTCGTCGCGATCCGTATGGTAATCCGCTGCCTCCTGAAGAGCAACCGCGAAAAATTCAGGGTGGCGCGCAGTCGACTACGCTGCAGTCGGGTACAAACTCTACGACTCTGCAAACCGGCACAAACTCAACAACTTTGCAAACAGGCACAAATTCGACACTACTAGAAACTGGAACGAAATCGACTCTGCTTAATCTGGGCACGAACGCTACGAAGTTGGAAACTGGTACTGCGGGAACTCTCTTACAGACAGGGATCGAGCGAAAAATCGAGCCACAAAATGTCTTGGTTCTTTTGGATTGCTCGTCAACTATGAAGCTCTCTTTTGATGGAAGCCAGAACGCGCCAGATGAACGATTGATCGCTGCAAAGGCTGCGTTGAAGCACATTTTGCAGTCGACTCCGCCTGATGTGCGCATTGGATTGCGAGTTTTTGGAAATCGGCAGTATCGAAACGACGGAATGGATTGTAATCAAAGCTTTCTTCTCGAGCCTATAGGACTGCATAATCGAGGAGAGATGATGGCAAAAGCAGAGATTTTGAAAGCGAGTGGTTTAACGCCGCTGGAGTACGCACTTCGTCAGGCTCCAAGCGATTTCGAGGGGTTGGAAGGAACACGGCATATCATTCTGATTTCAGACGGAGCAGACACATGCAAAAAGGATCCGTGCGCCACTATTCGTAAGCTGCGCGAACTGGGATTCAAGATGCGTGTCGATGTGATAGGCGTCGACAAAAAGGCAAAAGCTGCAGAAGGTTGGCAGCTACAGTGCATCGCCCAGGAGTCGGGCGGCAAATATTTTGAGGCGGAAACAGCGGCAAAGATGGCAGATGCTGTCGGTCAGAGCATGCTTGAGGCGATATCGCGAAATGCTGCAGATCAAAAAGTTGCCGGGCAAGTTGTGCCGAAGCCGCAAGCCTTGCAAGCGTCACCAGCAGCTGCGCTTGATGTTCCACGATCCCAAAAAGCTAAGTCGGAACCTAGTCTAAAATCACCGCCGAAATCTAAGCAGAAATAA
- a CDS encoding ABC transporter substrate-binding protein translates to MLKFNKAVKRAAESASRRGIHFFCALVVLAGCSSSVSRRHSSQDQIVAGMTLEPMGFYPLRALDSGSYYAQTLVYEGLVRYGSDLNVVPAIAKTFAISPDGLTYTFELRPDVKFSDGSPLTFADISASFKLAQSKLSPFRSDYEAIERIELQSPSKLILHLNKRSAPLLSRLVELRILPEKITSARDHGKNALSRNPVGSGPFRLLRWESGLELVFEPNPFYWGVKPDYKQLVWRVVPDKTLMAMALSRGELDVAALDPTSWKVIRDGARGTIELDRFPGSRTLYLGFNTVKKPFNNVLVRQAMAEAINRTELANALYSGFAVVPRSDVSVGSWAYNASAKLWPFDLESARKNLEAAGYKFIGRNWKSTSDDQLLAFRILTIRDYQDVAQVVSDDLKSLDVPSEVQVVEYSTLRQRYLQKGDFEAILWSRSSGPDPECSLVWSKDGAMNYSKFANTKIESLLAEGRLVTDKVARANVYKEIQGILAKELPWVFLIQPDLLVAHSVNVGNIKQANQNLTGLPWDNPLFNAASWKRIDQN, encoded by the coding sequence TTGCTCAAGTTCAATAAGGCGGTGAAACGCGCAGCTGAAAGCGCGAGTCGTCGCGGAATCCACTTTTTCTGTGCTCTGGTTGTGCTGGCAGGCTGCTCCAGCTCTGTTTCGAGGCGCCATAGCAGTCAAGACCAGATTGTCGCGGGTATGACCCTGGAGCCAATGGGATTTTATCCTCTGAGGGCGCTCGATTCTGGTTCTTATTACGCTCAGACGCTTGTCTACGAAGGCTTGGTGCGCTACGGTTCGGATTTGAATGTGGTGCCGGCGATTGCAAAGACTTTTGCGATTTCGCCAGATGGATTGACGTACACATTCGAATTGCGTCCCGATGTGAAATTCAGTGATGGCTCTCCACTGACTTTTGCTGATATCAGTGCGTCTTTTAAGCTCGCTCAGTCGAAGTTGTCACCATTCAGAAGCGATTATGAGGCGATTGAGAGAATTGAACTTCAAAGCCCCTCAAAGCTCATTCTGCATTTGAATAAACGCAGTGCTCCGCTGCTTTCTCGATTGGTTGAGTTGCGCATTTTGCCGGAGAAAATAACATCCGCCAGAGATCATGGGAAAAATGCGTTGAGCAGAAATCCCGTTGGTAGTGGACCTTTTCGATTGCTGCGCTGGGAGTCTGGTCTCGAACTCGTTTTCGAGCCAAATCCGTTTTACTGGGGTGTGAAACCTGATTACAAGCAGCTGGTCTGGCGTGTGGTGCCTGATAAAACGCTTATGGCAATGGCATTGAGCCGCGGTGAGCTGGACGTTGCGGCACTTGATCCGACCAGTTGGAAAGTCATCAGGGATGGTGCCAGAGGCACAATCGAACTCGATCGATTTCCAGGTTCGCGGACGTTATATCTCGGTTTCAATACGGTCAAAAAACCGTTCAATAATGTACTTGTACGTCAGGCGATGGCTGAGGCGATCAATCGTACCGAACTTGCCAACGCCCTTTATTCCGGCTTCGCTGTCGTTCCCCGCAGCGACGTTTCTGTGGGTAGTTGGGCCTACAACGCATCAGCGAAACTGTGGCCGTTCGATTTAGAAAGTGCTCGCAAAAATTTGGAAGCAGCCGGATATAAATTTATCGGACGCAACTGGAAATCTACGTCTGACGATCAACTGCTGGCCTTCAGAATACTGACCATTCGCGATTATCAAGACGTCGCACAAGTGGTGTCTGATGATTTAAAAAGCCTGGATGTTCCCAGTGAAGTGCAGGTGGTTGAGTATTCGACTCTGCGCCAACGTTATCTGCAAAAAGGCGATTTTGAAGCGATTCTCTGGAGCCGCTCATCAGGTCCAGACCCCGAGTGTTCCCTGGTCTGGAGCAAGGATGGAGCCATGAATTACTCCAAATTTGCAAACACAAAAATAGAGTCACTGCTTGCCGAAGGCAGGCTTGTGACCGATAAAGTTGCTCGCGCAAACGTCTACAAAGAAATTCAGGGCATTCTCGCTAAGGAGCTGCCCTGGGTATTCTTGATACAACCTGACTTGCTTGTGGCGCATTCGGTGAATGTGGGAAACATCAAGCAAGCCAATCAAAATTTGACCGGCTTGCCTTGGGATAACCCACTATTCAACGCCGCCAGTTGGAAGCGCATCGACCAAAACTAA
- the dnaA gene encoding chromosomal replication initiator protein DnaA: MTIKEQDDVRLSKSAKEVWAEALQILQKKLSQPTFNSWIKPAQLLEINNGEATIGVNNEFASGKLKGDNREALISALSEVVKEPVNLRIVVDPTLAPTTYSGTIANISVIQSPEVPRQPHFQSNAPSGFQQVTSQTNKGNLNPKYTFDTFVVGSHNRFVHSAALAVASNPAHSYNPLFLYGGVGLGKTHIMHAIGHEILKNSPNCNLRYVSCEKFTNELINSIRDDRMLDFRKRYRKLDVLLLDDIQFIQGKDATQEEFFHTFNTLRDNNCQIVLTSDRPPKGIPLLEERLRSRFEWGLTADIQAPDHETRVAILRKKCDFDGIVVKDDVLDYIAGLFTTNIRELEGALIRSNAYASMTGTELTPATLRSILQPAGPEKQKKTLTIDMIIDTVASHYRVESSDLRSARRSQDLALPRHVAMYMAHEIMQMSFPRIGQAFGNRKHTSALYAHSRIKEQMQSDADLAYAVKVLTRQIND; the protein is encoded by the coding sequence ATGACCATTAAAGAACAAGACGACGTCCGCCTCAGCAAATCGGCTAAAGAGGTCTGGGCAGAGGCACTGCAGATATTGCAAAAGAAGCTCAGTCAGCCGACGTTCAATTCATGGATCAAACCAGCGCAGTTACTTGAGATCAACAACGGCGAAGCTACCATCGGCGTTAACAACGAATTTGCGTCGGGAAAATTGAAGGGCGACAATCGCGAAGCCCTGATCAGTGCTCTCTCAGAAGTCGTCAAAGAACCGGTCAATCTCCGCATTGTCGTAGACCCGACCCTTGCTCCAACCACATACTCCGGCACTATCGCCAACATTTCGGTGATCCAGAGCCCGGAAGTTCCCCGGCAACCACACTTCCAGAGCAACGCGCCGAGCGGGTTTCAGCAAGTCACGAGCCAAACCAACAAGGGCAACCTCAATCCCAAATACACTTTTGATACTTTCGTAGTCGGCTCACATAACCGCTTTGTGCATTCTGCCGCGCTTGCCGTGGCGAGCAACCCCGCTCATTCATACAATCCACTCTTCCTCTACGGTGGCGTAGGATTGGGCAAAACGCACATCATGCACGCTATCGGACATGAGATTCTCAAAAATTCGCCCAACTGCAATTTGCGCTACGTCAGTTGCGAGAAATTCACCAACGAGCTGATCAACTCCATTCGCGACGACCGCATGCTTGATTTCCGCAAACGCTATCGCAAACTCGATGTGTTGCTGCTGGACGACATTCAATTTATCCAGGGCAAAGATGCGACCCAGGAAGAGTTTTTCCATACCTTCAATACTTTGCGCGACAACAACTGCCAGATTGTCCTCACATCCGACCGTCCACCCAAAGGCATACCATTGCTGGAAGAGCGCCTGCGCAGCCGCTTCGAATGGGGTTTGACCGCAGACATTCAGGCGCCTGATCACGAAACCAGAGTTGCCATCTTGAGAAAGAAATGCGACTTCGACGGCATCGTAGTTAAAGACGATGTGCTCGATTACATAGCTGGTTTATTCACAACGAATATACGCGAGCTGGAGGGCGCTCTGATCCGCTCTAACGCTTACGCCAGCATGACAGGTACTGAACTGACCCCAGCCACTCTGCGCAGCATTCTGCAGCCGGCTGGACCAGAGAAACAGAAGAAAACCCTCACCATCGACATGATTATCGATACTGTGGCGTCTCACTACCGAGTCGAGTCAAGCGACCTGCGTTCAGCCAGACGCTCCCAGGACCTCGCCCTGCCACGGCACGTAGCCATGTATATGGCTCACGAAATCATGCAGATGAGTTTCCCCAGAATCGGGCAAGCCTTCGGTAATCGCAAACATACTTCCGCTCTGTACGCACACTCTCGCATCAAAGAACAGATGCAGTCAGATGCTGACCTGGCTTACGCAGTCAAAGTACTGACCCGCCAGATCAACGACTGA